In a single window of the Desulfovibrio sp. ZJ209 genome:
- the ybgF gene encoding tol-pal system protein YbgF: MRKIRLIPALALALGLVGCASTGQVDKLESTSETNSKLLRENEHRLQQLETSMASLNSQVAQLNNRVYEVRTRNGKKTSMTVVPIVPPAAAAAPGAASPAPTTPAAQAPQPANRAEALLAQARRAAAERNQQAQAAGAPTAQANTQAAAPASAQAAPTQQPAAAAPKGRMIDPAAAPTPIPAPTQRAAAPAQRPAPATASAGASGSMGRPVAGPSGTLAAQPAPTPAAPAALPPIDLPPTGQTAAAPAANASAVPVPSIPASSLALPPEHPGLPPMGLPQASEPGAPQKALAHPVATQAASPAAAAPAPLAAGEEAAYKQALNATLAGRTDEGLRLFHDFLQKYPHGRYAANADYWIGEGLYAQGKYQDALAQFQKVNDAYPQHHKNADALLKAGMTMSRLGDKAAASEKYRALMAQFPNSEAARRARAMGVAR; this comes from the coding sequence ATGAGAAAAATCCGTTTAATCCCGGCCCTGGCACTGGCCTTGGGGCTCGTCGGCTGCGCGTCCACAGGCCAGGTGGACAAGCTCGAGTCCACGAGCGAGACCAATTCCAAGCTTCTGCGCGAAAACGAACACCGCCTGCAACAGCTCGAAACGAGCATGGCGTCGCTCAATTCGCAGGTGGCGCAGCTCAATAACCGTGTCTACGAGGTGCGCACCCGCAACGGCAAGAAGACCTCCATGACCGTGGTGCCCATCGTTCCCCCCGCGGCCGCTGCGGCTCCGGGTGCCGCTTCCCCGGCGCCCACCACGCCGGCAGCGCAGGCGCCACAGCCCGCCAACCGGGCGGAGGCGCTCCTCGCGCAGGCGCGCCGCGCAGCCGCCGAGCGCAACCAGCAGGCGCAAGCTGCGGGAGCGCCGACGGCCCAAGCCAATACACAAGCGGCCGCGCCGGCTTCGGCCCAAGCGGCCCCCACCCAGCAGCCCGCAGCAGCCGCGCCCAAAGGCCGCATGATAGACCCCGCCGCCGCGCCAACGCCCATCCCCGCCCCCACGCAGCGGGCTGCAGCCCCGGCCCAGCGCCCGGCCCCAGCCACGGCGAGTGCCGGCGCCTCGGGCAGCATGGGGCGCCCCGTGGCCGGCCCCTCCGGCACGCTCGCGGCACAGCCCGCGCCCACACCGGCAGCTCCCGCGGCCCTTCCGCCCATCGACCTGCCCCCTACGGGGCAGACGGCCGCAGCCCCTGCCGCCAATGCCAGCGCCGTTCCCGTGCCGTCCATCCCCGCGTCCAGCCTGGCGCTGCCCCCCGAGCATCCCGGGCTGCCCCCCATGGGCCTGCCGCAGGCGTCCGAGCCCGGCGCCCCCCAAAAGGCCCTGGCACACCCTGTCGCGACCCAGGCTGCCAGTCCGGCGGCCGCGGCCCCCGCGCCCCTCGCCGCCGGAGAGGAAGCAGCCTACAAGCAGGCCCTCAATGCCACTCTCGCCGGCAGGACGGACGAGGGCCTGCGCCTGTTCCATGACTTCCTCCAGAAATATCCCCACGGGCGCTATGCGGCCAACGCGGATTACTGGATCGGTGAAGGCCTCTACGCGCAGGGCAAGTACCAGGACGCGCTCGCCCAGTTCCAGAAGGTGAACGACGCCTACCCGCAGCACCACAAGAACGCGGACGCCCTGCTCAAGGCCGGCATGACCATGAGCCGCCTCGGCGACAAGGCCGCAGCATCCGAAAAGTACCGCGCGCTCATGGCGCAGTTCCCCAATTCCGAGGCCGCCCGCAGGGCGCGGGCCATGGGGGTCGCGCGCTGA